The following are encoded together in the Oreochromis aureus strain Israel breed Guangdong linkage group 18, ZZ_aureus, whole genome shotgun sequence genome:
- the clul1 gene encoding clusterin-like protein 1, with translation MNFLLGLTLLLVTLGLLDSVPADQGEGISEDTLKQLSLGGEKLVDEEVRRALYGVKQMKEVMWRNERKHEHLMRSLRNSSEKKKGAAELAKEVTEKLKEAEEQCKDSLQSEWEDCRPCLEDACKNFYTSTCRRGFVSFHTKVENFFKRVSRRFGPREPNLEAGDILVNQDNTTDTEIIQTEDSFNRLVSKVGMLVNRSVTLVSKLSSRLDKALQRAFLNDTDILMEETTSDPYDPARDSGFLQGVGLEEVLESFFDFGKSVVDEFGAVVTQVFDDIHKTVEEEKKKERESLPRFLQNRKLCRALRRQTSECWQLQNECEACQGALLTECPSVRELHVELDEVSQLLDISKEQYDEILSIVQHHTDETVSWLSNMAAVYSWVAQAVSNSSAPQNIFRITKVAPESQGEQNEAVRETKVEVNILSSPPLTLTVPSELELQDPAFIQYVAREALEKYKEMVRFEDE, from the exons ATGAACTTCTTGCTGGGTTTAACACTTTTATTGGTGACGCTGGGTCTCCTCGATTCTGTACCTGCGGATCAAGGCGAAGGCATCTCAGAGGACACTTTAAAAC AGTTGTCACTGGGTGGTGAGAAGCTTGTGGATGAGGAGGTGAGGAGAGCTTTGTATGGGGTGAAGCAGATGAAGGAGGTGATGTGGCGGAATGAGCGGAAGCATGAACACCTGATGAGGTCTTTGAGAAACAGCAGCGAAAAGAAGAAG ggggcagcagAACTAGCCAAGGAGGTGACTGAGAAGCTAAAAGAGGCAGAGGAGCAGTGCAAAGACTCCTTGCAGTCTGAGTGGGAGGACTGCAGACCCTGTCTGGAGGATGCATGTAAAAACTTCTATACCTCCACCTGCCGCAGGGGCTTTGTTTCTTTCCATACTAAG GtagaaaacttttttaaaagagTTTCCCGGCGCTTTGGTCCCCGTGAGCCCAACTTGGAGGCAGGGGACATTCTGGTAAACCAGGATAACACCACAGACACAGAGATCATCCAGACTGAAGACTCCTTCAACCGACTGGTCAGTAAAGTGGGAATGCTGGTGAACCGTAGCGTCACGCTGGTCTCTAAGCTGAGCAGCAGGCTTGACAAAGCACTTCAGAGAGCCTTCCTGAACGACACCGATATCCTGATGGAAGAAACCACCTCTGATCCCTACGACCCTGCCCGGGACTCGGGCTTCCTGCAGGGTGTGGGACTAGAGGAAGTACTGGAATCCTTCTTTGACTTTGGCAAAAGTGTGGTGGATGAGTTTGGAGCTGTGGTGACCCAGGTGTTTGATGATATCCACAAGAcagtggaggaggagaagaagaaag AGAGGGAAAGTCTTCCTCGCTTCCTGCAGAACAGGAAGCTGTGCAGAGCCCTCCGCAGACAGACATCAGAGTGCTGGCAGCTACAGAACGAGTGTGAGGCCTGCCAGGGAGCTCTGCTCACAG AGTGTCCCAGTGTTCGGGAACTGCACGTGGAGTTGGATGAAGTTTCCCAGCTGCTGGACATCTCCAAAGAGCAGTATGATGAGATCTTGTCTATTGTCCAGCACCACACTGATGAAACAGTCAGTTGGCTCAGCAACATGGCGGctgtatacagctgggtggCTCAGGCTGTGAGCAACAGCAGCGCTCCACAAAATATCTTCCGCATCACCAAG GTGGCACCAGAGAGCCAAGGTGAACAGAATGAGGCTGTTCGTGAGACCAAGGTGGAGGTAAACATCCTAAGCTCTCCTCCGCTTACCCTCACCGTTCCCAGTGAGCTGGAGCTGCAGGACCCAGCCTTCATTCAGTATGTGGCTCGGGAGGCTCTGGAGAAGTACAAGGAGATGGTCAG GTTCGAAGATGAGTAA
- the yes1 gene encoding tyrosine-protein kinase yes: protein MGCVRSKEDKGPALKYRPDNSNATPASSLLGHYGPEPTILGHSPAMNAHNNSYNSHAAGLTPFGGTSSVMTPFGGASTSFTSVAVNSPFPSVISGGVTFFVALYDYEARTADDLSFKKGDRFQIINNTEGDWWEARSINTGQKGYIPSNYVAPADSIQAEEWYFGKMGRKDAERHLLVPGNQRGTFLVRESETTKGAYSLSIRDWDDVKGDNVKHYKIRKLDNGGYYITTRAQFESLQKLVKHYTEHADGLCYRLTTVCPTVKPQTQGLAKDAWEIPRESLRLEVKLGQGCFGEVWMGTWNGTTKVAIKTLKPGTMSPEAFLQEAQIMKKLRHDKLVPLYAVVSEEPIYIVTEFMGKGSLLDFLKEGDGKYLKLPQLVDMASQIADGMAFIERMNYIHRDLRAANILVADNLVCKIADFGLARLIEDNEYTARQGAKFPIKWTAPEAALYGRFTIKSDVWSFGILLTELVTKGRVPYPGMVNREVLEQVERGYRMPCPQGCPDSLHEMMKQCWKKEPDERPTFEYIQSFLEDYFTATEPQYQPGDNL, encoded by the exons ATGGGTTGTGTCAGGAGTAAAGAGGACAAGGGCCCGGCTCTGAAGTACCGACCAGACAACTCAAATGCCACTCCCGCCAGCTCGCTCCTGGGCCACTATGGCCCCGAACCTACAATACTGGGTCATTCACCTGCTATGAATGCTCACAACAACAGCTACAACAGTCATGCTGCTGGCCTCACACCCTTTGGCGGGACGTCTTCAGTAATGACGCCCTTTGGCGGTGCCTCCACCTCCTTTACTTCAGTGGCTGTGAACAGTCCCTTTCCCAGTGTCATCTCAG GTGGCGTAACATTTTTTGTAGCGTTGTACGACTATGAAGCGAGGACGGCAGATGATCTGTCTTTCAAAAAAGGGGATCGCTTTCAGATTATCAACAACAC GGAAGGCGACTGGTGGGAGGCCCGCTCCATCAACACTGGGCAGAAAGGTTATATCCCCAGTAACTACGTGGCTCCAGCAGACTCCATACAGGCTGAAGA ATGGTACTTTGGTAAAATGGGCCGCAAAGATGCAGAACGCCATTTATTGGTTCCAGGAAACCAGCGGGGAACTTTCTTGGTACGAGAGAGTGAGACGACTAAAG GTGCGTACTCTCTGTCCATCCGTGACTGGGACGATGTAAAAGGAGACAACGTCAAACACTACAAGATCCGCAAGCTGGACAACGGTGGCTATTACATCACGACACGAGCCCAGTTTGAGTCATTACAGAAGCTGGTGAAACACTACACAG AACATGCGGATGGTCTGTGCTACAGGCTGACGACTGTGTGTCCCACAGTAAAGCCGCAAACTCAGGGACTAGCTAAGGACGCCTGGGAAATCCCACGAGAGTCACTCCGACTGGAGGTCAAACTGGGACAGGGCTGCTTTGGAGAAGTTTGGATGG GCACATGGAACGGTACGACTAAGGTGGCGATCAAGACCCTGAAGCCGGGCACCATGTCTCCAGAAGCTTTCCTGCAGGAAGCTCAGATCATGAAGAAACTGAGACATGACAAACTGGTACCTCTCTATGCTGTGGTGTCCGAGGAGCCCATATACATTGTTACCGAGTTTATGGGCAAAG GTAGTTTACTGGACTTTCTGAAGGAGGGAGATGGAAAGTATCTGAAGCTTCCCCAGCTGGTGGACATGGCTTCACAG ATTGCAGATGGCATGGCCTTCATTGAGAGGATGAACTACATCCACAGGGACCTGAGAGCTGCCAACATTCTGGTCGCTGATAACCTGGTGTGTAAGATCGCTGACTTCGGCCTGGCTCGGCTCATCGAGGACAACGAGTACACCGCCAGACAAG GTGCTAAATTCCCCATCAAGTGGACGGCACCTGAAGCTGCCTTGTATGGACGCTTTACCATTAAATCAGACGTCTGGTCGTTCGGTATCCTGCTGACTGAACTTGTGACCAAGGGCAGAGTACCATATCCAG gCATGGTGAATCGAGAGGTACTCGAGCAGGTAGAGCGAGGTTACCGCATGCCCTGCCCACAGGGCTGCCCCGATTCACTGCACGAGATGATGAAGCAGTGCTGGAAGAAGGAGCCCGATGAAAGGCCGACCTTCGAGTACATCCAGTCCTTTTTAGAAGACTACTTCACAGCCACAGAGCCACAGTATCAGCCAGGGGACAACCTCTAG